A region of the Paracoccaceae bacterium genome:
GGCGCGCGGCACGGCGCGCAGCCACGGCGCGTATCGGGCGGCTGGGGGCTGCGGCATCGCCCACCCTGCGGTCCCGGCTGCAGCAACCGCTGCCCGATGCGATCCTTGTCATCGCCGCCGCCGGCGAGGCGGCGGCCGCGCACCAGTCCGGCGATGCCGCGGTGCTGCGCACCACGCCGGGGCTGCGGCTGGTGGCCGTGGTCGTGGGTGCGGCGATCCTCTGGCTGCTCTATGGTCCGCAGGCGGGGGCTTTCCTGCCGCTCGGCTGGCCCTCGGCCGCGGCGGCCGGCGTCGTGGCCCTCTCGCTCGGCTCGACCTTCGGTTTCGAGGCACGTGCCGACCGGGACCGACTGGTGGTCGAATACATGGGACACTTCCGGCGAGAGTTCCGCTGGGCCGCGCTGACGGCGATCCGGGACGATGGCGGATATCTCTGGCGGCTTGATTTCGCGCCGGGCGGATCCGTGCGGGTGCCGAAACACCTTGTGGGCGCCCGGGGTTTCCTGTCCCTTGTGCGCGAGGTGCTGGACAGGAACGCTGCGCGGAATGCCCGAACTGCCTGAGGTCGAGACGGTCCGGCGCGGCCTGCTTCCGGTGATGGAGGGACGGCGCATCCTTCATGCCCAGGTCAACCGCCCCGACCTGCGCTGGCCGCTTCCGCTCCGCATGGCAGAACGCCTGACCGGCGCGACCGTGCTGAACCTGCGCCGCCGGTCGAAATATATCCTGGCCGACCTGTCCACCGGCGAGACGCTGCTGACCCATCTCGGCATGTCGGGCCGAATGCTGGTGTCGGGTGCGATGCTGGGTGCGTTCCACCATGACCACCCCGCGCCCGACCGGCATGACCATGTCGTGCTCGACATGGAAGGCGGCGCGCGGATCACCTTCAACGACGCGCGCCGGTTCGGCGCGATGGACCTGATGCCGACCGGCACGGAGGGCACCCATCCGCTGCTGGCATCCCTGGGCCCGGAACCGCTTGGCAACGGGTTCTCGGAAACATGGCTGGCCGAACGGCTGGAAGGTCGGCGCACGCCGATCAAGGCGGCGCTTCTGGATCAGCGCGTGGTAGCGGGTCTGGGCAACATCTATGTCTGTGAAACGCTCTACCGCGCCCGCATCTCGCCCCGACGTCTGGCCGCCAACATCGGGTCGACGCGCGCCGCGCGGCTGGTTCCGATCATCCGCGACGTGCTGTCCGAGGCGATCGAGGCGGGTGGGTCATCGCTGCGCGACTACCGGCAGGCCGATGGTGAACTTGGCTATTTCCAGCACGCCTTCCGCGTCTACGGCCGCGAGGGGCAACCCTGCCTGACCCCCCACTGCGGCGGGACGATCCTGCGCATCGTCCAGTCGGGCCGGTCGTCGTTCTGCTGCCCGCGCTGCCAGAGGTGACTTGATCCCGCCGGGCGGGGTGCTAGGAGTCCGGCGCAGGCGCATTGTATGGGGAACAAGCCATGGCCTATGAGACCATCGTCGTCGAGATCGAGGATTACGTGGCCCTCGTGCGGCTGAACCGGCCTGAAGCGCTGAATGCGCTGAATGCAAGGCTGATGTCCGAACTCGCAGCTGCGCTGACCGCCGCTGACCAGAACGACCGGGTGCGCTGCATCGTCATCACGGGGTCGGAAAAGGCCTTCGCGGCCGGTGCCGACATCAAGGAAATGGCCGAGCGGTCATTCGTGGATGTGTTCGGCGCCGACCTCTTCGGCGCCGAGGCCGACATGATCCTGCGGGTGCGCAAGCCGATCATCGCGGCGGTGGCCGGCTACGCCCTGGGCGGCGGATGCGAGCTTGCCATGCTGTGCGACTTCATCATCGCGGCGGATACGGCAAAGTTCGGCCAGCCGGAAATCAACCTGGGCGTCGTGGCAGGCATGGGCGGGACCCAGCGGCTGACCCGGTTCGTCGGCAAGTCAAAGTCGATGGACATGCATCTGACCGGCCGCAACATGGATGCGGCCGAGGCGGAACGCTGCGGCCTTGTCAGCCGCGTGGTTCCGGCCAAGAGCCTGATCGAAGAGGCGATGAAGGCCGCACAGAAGATCTCGGAAAAATCCGCCCTGACCGTGATGGCGGTCAAGGAGGCCGTGAACCGCGCGCAGGAAACCACCCTGCGCGAAGGGCTGCTGTTCGAACGCCGCCTGTTCCACGCGCTGTTCGCCACCGAAGACCAGAAAGAGGGCATGGCGGCGTTCCTCGAGAAACGGCAACCGCAGTTCCGCGACCGCTGACACGCCGAATCCCTGTTTTCTTTCCGTCCGGGCTGGTGTATGCGCCCGGTCTACATGCGCGTGGGCCCGCTTAAGGCATGATCCGATCCCGTCACACTGACGGGTGCTTGGGTCTTTCGCGCGACAGAACGCAACGAAAGACCGCAAGGACAAGATCGACCCATGGCCAATACCGCCCAATCCAAGAAACGCGCCCGCCAGTCCGAAGACCGCTATGCCATCAACAAGGCACGCCGGTCGCGCATCCGTACCTTCCTGCGCAAGGTGGAAGAGGCGATCGCCTCGGGCGACCAGGCCGCCGCGGCGACCGCGCTGCGCAACGCGCAGCCCGAACTGGCGCGCGGCGTGACCAAGGGCGTGCTGCACAAGAACACGGTGGCGCGCAAGATGTCGCGCCTTGCCTCGCGCGTGAAGGCCGTGGGCGCCGCCCCGACCGCCTGAGCGTTCCGGGCCATCCCGAACATCCAGGAAGGGGCGCCCCGCAAGGTGGCGCCCCTTTCGCTTTGCCGATGCTGTCGGGCCCGACCGTGGCGGGCTTGCACAGGCCACGGGATTCGCGCCGTCAAAATCCTGTCAACCACGAAGTTCGGTTGCAGCCGCCCGTCCGGCGGCGCTAGCGTTCTTGGGCGATTCACGTCGTCTAGGGGGATGGGCGTGGGTGCGATCAAGGGTCCCGGCCAAACGCCGACTGCCAATTCGCGGACAGGGAACCGTTTGCATCCAATGCCTTAGGGGTCTGCGCCCGCGCAGTGGCGAAGAACGGTCTGAACTGTCGAACCGGGCAACCGGGGCGCGTTTCCGATTTGGCCGCTGCGCGATCTTGCGTCGGTTTGACGCTGCCGGGGCAAGCCCCCGGGGGTGTGGTCTTGGCCTTGACTCGCGAAGCGCGGCGCGCCGCCCTGCCATGGTGGACGCGACCGTCAGTCAAGAATGGCCCTGGAGCGAGTTGAGGGAATGACGCACGACACATGGCTGGAGCTGCGCGAAGGTCTGAAAGCGCGGATC
Encoded here:
- the mutM gene encoding bifunctional DNA-formamidopyrimidine glycosylase/DNA-(apurinic or apyrimidinic site) lyase, translated to MPELPEVETVRRGLLPVMEGRRILHAQVNRPDLRWPLPLRMAERLTGATVLNLRRRSKYILADLSTGETLLTHLGMSGRMLVSGAMLGAFHHDHPAPDRHDHVVLDMEGGARITFNDARRFGAMDLMPTGTEGTHPLLASLGPEPLGNGFSETWLAERLEGRRTPIKAALLDQRVVAGLGNIYVCETLYRARISPRRLAANIGSTRAARLVPIIRDVLSEAIEAGGSSLRDYRQADGELGYFQHAFRVYGREGQPCLTPHCGGTILRIVQSGRSSFCCPRCQR
- the rpsT gene encoding 30S ribosomal protein S20, which produces MANTAQSKKRARQSEDRYAINKARRSRIRTFLRKVEEAIASGDQAAAATALRNAQPELARGVTKGVLHKNTVARKMSRLASRVKAVGAAPTA
- a CDS encoding enoyl-CoA hydratase, whose product is MAYETIVVEIEDYVALVRLNRPEALNALNARLMSELAAALTAADQNDRVRCIVITGSEKAFAAGADIKEMAERSFVDVFGADLFGAEADMILRVRKPIIAAVAGYALGGGCELAMLCDFIIAADTAKFGQPEINLGVVAGMGGTQRLTRFVGKSKSMDMHLTGRNMDAAEAERCGLVSRVVPAKSLIEEAMKAAQKISEKSALTVMAVKEAVNRAQETTLREGLLFERRLFHALFATEDQKEGMAAFLEKRQPQFRDR